The following is a genomic window from Armatimonadota bacterium.
TCGAACCCCTGCGTCTCGTAGAAGAACGGCTGCCAGTCCAGCGGCACGGGCTGGCAGTCGTGTTCATTGCGGGCGAAGGTCCGCAGGTGCCGGAAGCCGTGCCGGTGCACGATTTCGAGTATGTCGGGACGGTCCTGCAGGCCGCGATAATACCCCCAGGGGCCGGTCAGTCCGCGCGGCTCGCGGCCGAGGACGTCCTGGAACACGCGCCCGCATCGGACGAGGTCGGCGTCAGTCTCCTCAAGCGTCACGCCGCGCCGAAGATACTGGCGCTTGTCGTCGTGGCCGGCAATCCCGGGCGGGAGATCCATGAACACCGTCTTGAGCAGGATATGGTCGTAGGTGTGGCACTGGAGGTCTATCAGGGGGTCGTGCTCGAGCGCCGCGAAGACCTGGGGGTGCATCTCGAGAACGCGCCCGGTCACGTAATAGGTGACGGGGACGCTGAGGTCGTGATACATCTCGGTTGCGTACTCTGCGTAGCCGCGCGAGTCGTCCGAAGCCGATTCGACGTCAATGCCCAGCAGGATCGTACCCGGCATATAAGTCCTCCGTCAGGATTCCGCGCACTGTTTCGGCGATGGCCGGCGGCGGCCCTGCGACCGCAAGCCATGCAGATCTCCGCCATCGGCCCCTTCGCGTAGTTGCCAAAGCGGCCCGGCGGGTCTAACATGTTGGGCACGGGATGCGGAGGATTGGGGGATATCATGGCCCGGCTGTCAAGGGTGTTGGCAAACCTACTGAACTATGTACCCGCCGAAGAGCGACACGGGATTGAGCTCGGCCCGGGGCCTCACTGGGAAGTGTCGTCTACCAAGGATTATCGGGAGTTCTTCCGCGCGCTTCCCGATCTCGTTCCGGAAGGGTCGGTTCTCTACCTTGAGGGGTGCGCGCTCGCCAGGGAGATCCGATTGTACGCCTACACGCGCGCAGCCCGGGAAACGAGCAAGGTGGCGATGGGCACGATCTGGCCGCGCCCGAAAGTCCTTCACATTCCCGTCACGCGGGAGAATCTAGCTGGCCTGGCACAGTTGGCGGAGCACCATGCGGAACCCGAAGTCGCTGATCACGTGCACGTGTACAAAGGCGACGAGGTGCTATTGGAATGGTACGACGCCCCTGATCACCCGTTGTCAATCTCAACTGAGATTCCTGAGGACAAAGTGATGCAGTTCTGCGCTAGGTTGGGAGTGACCTATACCAAAGCGGAAAGAAGGGCTTGACGCCTGGGAGACCGCGTGGACGCAACCGTGATCGCGTGACGGCTTCGCGGAGGGAATGACAGGAGCTGCCCGTGGCGGTGCATCGTGTGATCGTCTGTACCATCGGCCTTCTGGTCTGCGGCGTTGTCCTTGCGGAACCGGGCGCGGGGCTTATCCCAAACGGTGGATTTGAGGCGGGGACCGCGCAGGCACTCGAGGGCTGGGAGCGGTTGCCGTGGGGCGAAGGCGGGGCGCCGGATACGGGGACCTCCCATTCCGGCGGGCGGGCGCTGCGGGTGTCGGCGCATGGCGGCATGCGCTCGGAGCTCGTTCCCTACCCCGGCGGGCGCGTCAAGGTCATCGGTTGGCTGAGGACGGAGAACGTCGTGACCGGCGCGCAGCCCTGGCACAAGGCGGCGCTTCAGCTCATCAGCTATAACGCGACGAAAGA
Proteins encoded in this region:
- a CDS encoding polysaccharide deacetylase family protein, coding for MPGTILLGIDVESASDDSRGYAEYATEMYHDLSVPVTYYVTGRVLEMHPQVFAALEHDPLIDLQCHTYDHILLKTVFMDLPPGIAGHDDKRQYLRRGVTLEETDADLVRCGRVFQDVLGREPRGLTGPWGYYRGLQDRPDILEIVHRHGFRHLRTFARNEHDCQPVPLDWQPFFYETQGFDDVLEILVHDYQDDFYWRMFARPGPDDTYQAHLRTVARRVAQDDLVWSACSHDHGCATRQSFEHKSTWLRDFITYAKDTGIRFTTADRYYEEALAGRRGA